The nucleotide window TTTGTCCGGGCCGAGCATTTCAATGAACTGCTCTTTGGTCTTGCCGTCAGTTTCCTTCACGTCCCACTCTAACATGTCGGGAATGGGGAAGAGGAACTGCTTTGCACCGGGTACGTGCTCTTTTTTGTAGCTGGCTTCGTACGGCATGGTATCGATGATGACCATGTCCTCTTTCTTGTCATGCAGTGCTTTTAGCTCAGGGGTGGTGATAATATCATAATCGCCGCGCTGAACTTCTTTAAGCAACTTAACCGCGCTTTTTTCCTTCTCCACTTCCTGAACGAACTTATCGGAACCCAGACATCCGGTCATAGCGAACATCAAAGCGCACAGGGTAGCAATCACAGAAATATTCTTAAACATCTTCATTCCATCATCCTCCAAATTAAAATACTATCTAGCGACAAGAGTCAGTACAGGCCGGGAGCGATAGCCTTTCACCCAACGCAACAAATAGAGATAACCGCAACCTAACAACAGAAAAGCATCCCGCAACAAAGCCTCGCGCAAGGAATGATACGCCTCCCCTTCCGGATCATCCGGGGCAAAACAACCGCAATCAACATCAAGCCCCATGTTGATGCCGTGAGCCAGCACCGCCATGAACACGAGCAGAAGAACGGAATAGGAAGAAAGAGAACCTTTCACATCCCAGAGCAACCCGGCGGCAATAACTATTTCCGCCAGTGGAAGCACGAGCGCAGCAACATAGTTCAATTGCCCGGGCAGCAATCCATACCCGCTAATAACCGTAGCAAACCCCTGTACATCCATAAGTTTACCCGCCCCTGCATATAAAAACACAGCAGCCAGAACGCATCTTAGAATGAAGTAGACCTGTTTGGACATCAGCTTTTCAAGCATTACACCACCCGTTCAAAAAGTTTTCCCAACTTGGGATTACATTCAATTTAAGTTTAAAATCAAATAGTTAAATTTAATCATACAATGATCTTTTTATTTGATTTTCCGATACCTGCAATTGTATGTCAAAATACCCTTTGCAAAATCCAATACTTATAGCGTAGTGTTTTAGGGATATTTCAAGTTTTAATAGGAAAAACATTTATGACCAATTCAAAAGATGACCAAGCTGCGCAGAAAATGCAGAACGAAAGCGTTCACGACGAACCGGATAAAGTAGTGGAGCCTGAAGAGGCCATGCCGGAAATCGCTATAGAAGAACTCCCCCCATCCATACTGAACGCCATTGATAAAGCGGGCTGGGATAAACTGACCCCGGTCCAGTCCAAATCACTCCCCTATCAGCTATCCAATCAAGACCTCATGGTGCAGGCCAAGACCGGCAGCGGTAAGACCGGTGCATTCGTCCTGCCTCTGCTGGAAAAACTCGACCCCAATATCAATTACACTCAGGCCCTGATCCTCGTCCCCACTCGCGAACTCGCGCGACAGGTGGAGCGTGAAGCGGAAAGAATTTTCGAAGGCTCCGGCCTGCGGGTTCTTTCGGTTTACGGCGGTGTCGGCTACGGACACCAGTGCGATGAGCTGGAAAAAGGCGCGCACATGGTTGTAGGTACTCCGGGCAGGATTCTTGATCTCCTGCTGCGGCGCACCTTTGACCTTGAAGATCTCGAAACCCTGATTTTTGATGAAGCAGACCGCATGCTTTCCATCGGTTTTTACCCGGACATGCGCGAAGTGAAGTCATATCTGCCACGCAGACCCATTTCCACTTACATGTTCTCGGCAACATTTCCTGAGCACGTGATTCGTTTGTCCAAGGAATTCATGTACAAGCCGCAGCTGCTCAGCCTTAGCAGCAAGCAGGTGCATGTAACCGAGATCGACCATGCCTATTATGAGGTCCCCTCCATGGGTAAGGAACGCCATCTTATGCGCATCCTTGAAATGGAAAACCCCACCTCAGCCATCATTTTCTGTAACACCAAGGCCAATGTTGAATTCGTTGCCGCAGTGCTTAATAATTTCGGTTTCAATGCCGCAGACCTGACCTCGGACCTTTCGCAGTCCAAACGCGAACGGGTGCTGGCCCAGCTCCGCTCCGGGGAAGTGCGCTTCCTCGTGGCTACCGACATTGCCGCACGCGGAATCGATGTGCCGGACCTCTCTCACGTCATCATGTACGAGCCGCCGGAAGATAAAGAATCATACATCCACCGCGCGGGACGTACGGGCCGAGCAGGTTCATCCGGGGTGGCCATATCTCTTGTAGATGTGATCCAGAAAATCGAGCTGCAACGCATTGCCACAGCCTACAACATCATATTTGAAGTCCGTGAACTGCCGGATGACAAGCAGGTACTGGAAACCATCAACGAAAGACTGACCACCATCCTTGAAGGTCAGTTTCGCTCCAAAACCATCCTTGAAAGAGAACGCATCACCCGCTATAAAGATCTGGTCCGCCAGCTGGCGCAGGATGACGAACAATGTATCCTCGTAGGCCTACTTCTGGACGAACTGTACCAGAAATCCCTGCACGCCCGTGCAGAACAGCCACCGGCACCCAGACCCAAACCGCAAAGAAATTCCCGCCCCCGCAAAAAGAACTATCACGGTAAGCCGAAGGGCGGACAATCACAGAACAAGGGCCGCAGCGGGAATTACAATCGCAACCGCAGATAGAAAAGTGGAGAACTAAAATGAAGCTTCTTTCAACTCAGGTGGAAGGATACATCGAACGTTCATCCTGGATTCGCAAGATGTTCGAAACAGGAATGGTACTGAAAAAAAAGTATGGTGAAGACGCAGTCTGCGACTTTTCACTGGGCAACCCCGACGTTCCCGCACCCGCAGCAGTAGGTGAAGGACTGAGAGAACTTGCCGAAACAGCGCATAAGCCTTTTGCTTTCGGCTATATGCCTAACTTTGGCTACCCCACCCTGCGTGAAAAACTGGCTAAAACAGTTTCCGCAGAACAGGGTGTTAAAGTTGCAGGATCAGACCTGATCGTCACCTGCGGCGCAGCCGGGGCTATCAATGCTCTTTACCGGGCAATCCTCGAACCCGGCGACCAGATTCTCTGCCCCGCTCCCTTTTTCGTTGAATACGGCTTTTATGCCCAGAACTCCGGCGGCGAACTGGTTACCGTACCTTCCAAGCCGCTGACCTTTGAGCTAGACCTCGACGCCATTGAAGCAGCCATCAACGAGAAGACCCGCGTGGTGCTGATCAACTCCCCCAACAACCCCACCGGGGCTGTCTACACCAAGGCGGAGCTTGAAGGGCTGGCTGCGATCCTCAAAAAAGCGAACGAAGGCCGCGAGCGGCCCATCTTCCTCGTTGCTGACGAGCCATACAGGTTCCTCGCTTTCGATGATGTGGAAGTTCCGTCCATTCTGCCACTTTACCCTTACAGCATCGTAGTAAGTTCTTTTTCCAAGAACCTTTCCCTTGCCGGTGAGCGCGTGGGTTACGGCCTGCTCAACCCGGAAATGCCGGGCAAAGAACAGTTAATGGCCGGACTGGTGTTAACCAACCGCATCTTAGGTTTTGTCAATGCCCCCGCAGTGGGTCAGAAGCTGCTTGAAAAGGCCATCGGCTCACAGGTAGACAAGAACATTTACCTTGAACGCCGCAATGCCATGGATTCCGTGCTTAAAGATGCCGGGTATTCCTACACCATGCCCAAGGGCGCATTCTACTTCTTCCCCGAAGCACCCGGCGGTGATGATGTAAAATTCTGCGCCGCATTGCAGGAAGAAAAAATCCTCGCCGTGCCCGGAACAGGATTTGGTTGTCCCGGCTACTTCCGCCTCGCATTCTGCGTAGGCACAGAAGTAATCGAACGTTCCCGCGAAGGTTTCAAAAAAGCTATCGCTAATTTTAAGTAAAGTATGCCTTCGGCGACCCTGCCGGGGGCCTAAAACCCTTTGAAAAGGGTTTTAGAATCCCAAACTTTTTTAGTAGGGCTTCGCCGCTTCGCAAATAGATTAGTCCAAACGCAAAGACCGCAATATCTTTCGAGATATTGCGGTCTTTTTTGCTGGGTCGCTTTTCCAAGCTGCATGCGAAGCTTATTAAAAAGTTTTGAGGGGATGGGGTCTGGGGAAGGGGAACTTTTCCCAAAAGTTCCCTTTCCCCAGCCGCCGGAGGCATAAATTAAAACTTATATTTTAAATTAAAAAATGCTCCGAAAGCGGATTCCTGATCTTCTGAACCGAACTTATCTCCGTGCTTGTCAAAGAACTTGGTTTCCCTTGCGAACACATATTCCGGCCCAATGGACATGGAAAAGTTTTTAATCGGCTTGCAGTCATAATAAACACCAAGCTTCATACTGCTCACCTCCACGTATCCGGCATCCGAAACAGCGCTGTCATCTTTGAGGCGATAAGTTTTGCCGTCTAAGTTGAAGGCAGTGCGAATGGTGGAGACTTCATCAAAAGAATATCCCACCTCAGTGGCAGGCATGCCGAGGTTTACGAAATACCCGGAACCGTCCTCAGCATAGTCAGTGTAGTTCACACCGAAATAAGGCATAGCCGAAACCCGGATGCTGTTGGCAAAAGCACGCAGTCCGATCAATGCCTTCAAATTTTCATTGAAGGAATAGCCGATATGCCCACGCAAAGCACCACCGTATGAATCTTCCATCTGCTCTTCGAAAGCGGATGTCCCGGTTATTCCGACTCCGTAAAACCAATTATTATTGATCGCACCATTAAGAGTGTAACCAATGCTCAAACGGTGCAAGGTATCCCAAGGATCATCCTGACCGTTACCGAAATTAAGCTGCCCCACATTATCCCAGGAGTAATGCTGCCCTTCGTAGCTGACGGAAAATCCCCCGGCATTCAGACGGACTTGTCCTCCGGCAACACTGGAGGAACCGTCACTGTCTTTGTAGTCAGCGTCGGAAATATATTTCCCGGTAGCCCGGACGGATATGGGCTCAAAAAGTCCTTTCTCTTCTTCTGCTGCGGCGGCGGTACTGGCGCAGCACAGAATTAAAAAAGCAAGTATGGTATTGGTAATTTTGGTCATAAAAAAGAGCTCCTTCAAAACAGATTATTCTTTGCAGTCAGCAATTGAATAAAATTCACAGCGTGAACAGCTTGTAATTAACATGTGAAATAATCGTGAAATAGCAATTTTAATAAGACAAAACACCTCAATTATTCTTAAGAAACCACAATAAATAGACCTTATTCAACTGATCCTTCTGTCGAACTGAAATCAATGGAAACAATTGTGCCGCCTTCAGAACGCCTGCTTATGGAAAAAATCCAATCAAACCGATCACACAACCTTTGTACTATGGATAACCCAAGCCCGAGACCGCAACTGCTCTCCCCTTTCACATAAGGATCTGAAATATTTTTCATAATATTATCAGGAATGCCCATTCCGGTATCCCATACAGTCACTAAAGAATCGTTTATGCGAATTCCGACAGAGCCACCCGGAGAAAATTTAAAAGCATTGCTGAGGACATTAGTAAGAACAATGGAAAAAGCACGTTCAGAAGCATTATTGGAAGCGAAACCGCTCACTTCCACAATCGGTTTAACTTTTTTGAGCTCTGCAAGGGGCTGTAAACTTCGAAGAACCCTCTCAACAGCCTTGTTTATCTTGAAACAACCGTCCGAAACTTCCTTGTTTTCTTCCCGGGCTATCCAGAGCAAAGTTTCAATAGTCTCTTCCATATCCTTTACTGAACGCTCTATCCGGCCCAAAGGTTTCTGCATCTCAGGAATTTCAGAAGAACGGGAAAGTCTGACAAGCTCCAAAGCACCTTTGACAACACTTAACGGGGTGCGCAATTCATGACTGACATCTCTGGTAAATTCCTTTTCCCGCTTGATAAACAGACGCACTCTTTCAAATGAATTCTGAATATTTAAAGCAAGCAGACCTATTTCATCTTTGCGTGCTGACTCCGAGAACGACCGATCCAAATCATCCGCCTTGTATGCCCTTAGTTTTTCAGTAAAAGAATCAAGGGGATGGAACACCATTTTACCAATAAATATCACCAGAATTATGCCCAAAGCAGCAATAAAAACGAAATAAAGAATAAAAATACTGGTAGTACCCAAAAGACAAGACTGCTTGGCAAGCACATGACTGGCATCGTAAATCAGAAACAGTCTCCTACCTCCTTCAGGATAAGTGCGCACCAATGTATTGTGGGTATCCGGGCCGGGAATTGCTGCCGGGCCGCTGGTTTCATAAAAGCCGTCCCGCAAAGAAGGCAACTTGTCCTTAAAATCAAGAGGGAGCTGCTCCGGATCTGTTACTGCCTGCAAATTCAGCAATATAGGCAGACGTGCATTTTTGTCTTCAGCGTAACGCCTGAAGTAATCATCAGCCTCATCACGGAGGATATTATTGATAACCTCATCCTCAGTAACCCGGGCTGTTCCGAACTGAGCCCAGCTATATAATCCAAGCAAAGTCACCAAAAAGACACTGTAAAAAACAATCGCCTTGAAGCGTAAACTGTTAATCTTCATTTTTCCCGGCCAGCTTAAAACCGACTCCATGGACAGTCTGAATCATGGGATAAGAAAATTCCTTGTCCACCTTACAACGCAACTTATAAATATGACTACGTAAAGAATCACTGTCCGGAGGATCTTCACCCCAGATGGAAAACTCCACATCCTTACGGGCCAACACGTTGGGGTAGGTCTCCATAAGAAGCCGTAAAATCTGAAAACAGGCCCGGTTAAGCTTAATGGAGCTCCCTTCCCTGCTTACGGCCATACTTCCGGTATCCATAACCAAAGAACCGACACTCAACAACGAATTGCTGCGCCCTCTGTTGCGCACGGTAATTGATTTAAGCCGCGCACTTAACTCTTCCAGAGCAAAAGGCTTCACGAGGTAGTCATCGACTCCGGCAGCAAAACCTGTAAGCTTATCCTGCAATGCGTCTAAAGCTGTAAGTATTATAATGGCGGGCTGAGAAATGGGAGCCTTGCGAATCCGGGAACAGACATCAATTCCATCCATCCCCGGTAGCATAACATCCAGTATGATAGCATCGTACTTTTCAGTCACGGACAGATGCAGCCCGACAACCCCGTCGGCAGCATAGTCAACAACATGACCGCATGCTTCCAGATAGTCACATATATTTTCAGCAAGGTCCTGATGATCTTCTACAACCAACAATTTTAATGGCGACATGTCAAACCCCCATTTCATGAAAGCTAAAACATTAAATCAAAGTCTTTTTCTCATACTTGGCAGCACCGGAAAAGAGAATAATTGCCATATACCTAGGCCGATTTCTGTGAAATATATGTGAACAATTGGCCTGATCTACCCAACCTGCCCCTTCAAGCGTAATTCGCGATCCACAAACTGGCTCAGCACTAAAGAGACCAGTGCCATTCCTGCTGCTCCGAGGAAAACAATACGGTAATCCTGCATCCAGGCGATTCCTCCCAGTACAGGCACAAACACTGCCGCAATATGGTTTATGGTAAAACTGACCGCCATACTTGGCGCAATATCCGGTTTGTCGGCAATCTTCTGAAAGAAAGTTTTGATGGCTATGGTGAAGTTGAAAAAGATATTATCTAAAATATAGAGCAGTGCTCCCACAAGGGGGCTGTCAGTGTAGGCATAGGCGGTAAAAATCAAGGTAAGGCTGACGTATTCGAGAGTCAGGACCTTGCGTTCACCAAACTTGTTTACCGACTTGGCAATAAGTGGATTCACAAAATAGTTGATCACATTATTGACCACAAAAAGAATGGCGATATGCTGCAAAGAAAATCCGAATTTCTTAACCAGCAAGAAAACGGCAAAAGCCACAAAAATCTGCCTACGCGCCCCGGCTATAAATGTCAGGGCATAGAAGAGCCAGTACTTGGAACGAAAGATCATCTTCTTGTGCTGCGGAGGCAAATCAGGAGAGGATGGATCACGGGTCAGACAATAAAATCCGGCGATAACCGCAACCAGCCCAGCTCCCAAAAATATATCCTGATAATCCATGAATCCGGAAATGGATATTACAACTATGCCCACGCAAATATTCGTAGCAGCGGCAAGACTACGCAAGCGGCCCATGACCAGCGGAGCCTCAGAGTAGCCGAAATATTGCAGGGTCAGGGATTGATTCAGGGTTTCGTAGTAGTGGAAGCCGAAGGACATAACCAGAGTAGTCAATGCCAGCCCGGCAAAAGACGGAAAATACCCGGTAATACAGATACCAATTCCCATAACAATCACCGAAAGTGCAGCCAGCCGATGCTCCTTGATGAACATGAGCACGTAGATTACAAGCAAAGCCAGAAAGCCCGGAATTTCCCGGATGGACCCAAGCATGCCGAACTCTCCGCCGTCCAGCCCGGCGACTTCAACGGCAAAGTTGTTGAGCAGGGTCCGCCAGCCCTGAAAGCCGACAGTGGTAGCAATGGTCAGCACAAGCAGAAATATATACATCTTACGGGAAGTGAAGCTTTTTGTAGGCACGCTGCGATCCTTAAAATGATGAGATTGTGATAAATGGGCGTATAGCAGGGACGGCAAAAGTAATCCTGCATCTTTTATAAAACAAGTAAAATTTAACAGGCAAAGAAATGGCAGACTTTCCTCCCCCGTATACAGTACGGGTCAGCCCAAGGGCGAAAAACGTGATCATCAAACTCATCCCTGACAAGGGGCTTGAAGTGGTATTGCCCAGAGGGGCGAACCGCAGAGATGTGCCCTACTTTCTTGAAAAGCGGAGGGAATGGATTGAGCACAATATTCGCAGACTGGAGCAAAAAGGGCTTTCCCTATCCCCGCCGGAGCTGATCCTGCCTGATGAAATATGTTTTGCCTCCAGCGGAAAAATTTTCACGGTAAGAAGAGTCGAAAACCGTAAACCGGGACTGCGCATGCGCCGTAATGTGGACAAACTTCTTTTAAGCGGCTCGGACTGGTCCCCGAAAGAAGAGCTTGAAGTGCTGAACCGTTTTGTGCGCAGTGAAGCGCGGGAATTCCTTGTGCCCGAACTCAAAAAAATATCAGACGAACTCAACCTGCCCTTCAGCAAAGTATTCATCCGTTCCCAGCGCAAACGCTGGGGCAGCTGCTCTGCCAAGGGCAATATCAACCTGAACATGAAACTCCTGTTCCTGCCCTACCGCTTGATGCGCTATGTACTGATCCACGAACTCTGCCACACCGTACACCTCAACCATTCAGCAAAATACTGGCGGCT belongs to Marinifilum sp. JC120 and includes:
- a CDS encoding pyridoxal phosphate-dependent aminotransferase, with amino-acid sequence MKLLSTQVEGYIERSSWIRKMFETGMVLKKKYGEDAVCDFSLGNPDVPAPAAVGEGLRELAETAHKPFAFGYMPNFGYPTLREKLAKTVSAEQGVKVAGSDLIVTCGAAGAINALYRAILEPGDQILCPAPFFVEYGFYAQNSGGELVTVPSKPLTFELDLDAIEAAINEKTRVVLINSPNNPTGAVYTKAELEGLAAILKKANEGRERPIFLVADEPYRFLAFDDVEVPSILPLYPYSIVVSSFSKNLSLAGERVGYGLLNPEMPGKEQLMAGLVLTNRILGFVNAPAVGQKLLEKAIGSQVDKNIYLERRNAMDSVLKDAGYSYTMPKGAFYFFPEAPGGDDVKFCAALQEEKILAVPGTGFGCPGYFRLAFCVGTEVIERSREGFKKAIANFK
- a CDS encoding MFS transporter codes for the protein MPTKSFTSRKMYIFLLVLTIATTVGFQGWRTLLNNFAVEVAGLDGGEFGMLGSIREIPGFLALLVIYVLMFIKEHRLAALSVIVMGIGICITGYFPSFAGLALTTLVMSFGFHYYETLNQSLTLQYFGYSEAPLVMGRLRSLAAATNICVGIVVISISGFMDYQDIFLGAGLVAVIAGFYCLTRDPSSPDLPPQHKKMIFRSKYWLFYALTFIAGARRQIFVAFAVFLLVKKFGFSLQHIAILFVVNNVINYFVNPLIAKSVNKFGERKVLTLEYVSLTLIFTAYAYTDSPLVGALLYILDNIFFNFTIAIKTFFQKIADKPDIAPSMAVSFTINHIAAVFVPVLGGIAWMQDYRIVFLGAAGMALVSLVLSQFVDRELRLKGQVG
- a CDS encoding DEAD/DEAH box helicase encodes the protein MTNSKDDQAAQKMQNESVHDEPDKVVEPEEAMPEIAIEELPPSILNAIDKAGWDKLTPVQSKSLPYQLSNQDLMVQAKTGSGKTGAFVLPLLEKLDPNINYTQALILVPTRELARQVEREAERIFEGSGLRVLSVYGGVGYGHQCDELEKGAHMVVGTPGRILDLLLRRTFDLEDLETLIFDEADRMLSIGFYPDMREVKSYLPRRPISTYMFSATFPEHVIRLSKEFMYKPQLLSLSSKQVHVTEIDHAYYEVPSMGKERHLMRILEMENPTSAIIFCNTKANVEFVAAVLNNFGFNAADLTSDLSQSKRERVLAQLRSGEVRFLVATDIAARGIDVPDLSHVIMYEPPEDKESYIHRAGRTGRAGSSGVAISLVDVIQKIELQRIATAYNIIFEVRELPDDKQVLETINERLTTILEGQFRSKTILERERITRYKDLVRQLAQDDEQCILVGLLLDELYQKSLHARAEQPPAPRPKPQRNSRPRKKNYHGKPKGGQSQNKGRSGNYNRNRR
- a CDS encoding M48 family peptidase, encoding MADFPPPYTVRVSPRAKNVIIKLIPDKGLEVVLPRGANRRDVPYFLEKRREWIEHNIRRLEQKGLSLSPPELILPDEICFASSGKIFTVRRVENRKPGLRMRRNVDKLLLSGSDWSPKEELEVLNRFVRSEAREFLVPELKKISDELNLPFSKVFIRSQRKRWGSCSAKGNINLNMKLLFLPYRLMRYVLIHELCHTVHLNHSAKYWRLVKMVEPDVEELEKELSEAGRLVPAWINF
- a CDS encoding sensor histidine kinase, translating into MESVLSWPGKMKINSLRFKAIVFYSVFLVTLLGLYSWAQFGTARVTEDEVINNILRDEADDYFRRYAEDKNARLPILLNLQAVTDPEQLPLDFKDKLPSLRDGFYETSGPAAIPGPDTHNTLVRTYPEGGRRLFLIYDASHVLAKQSCLLGTTSIFILYFVFIAALGIILVIFIGKMVFHPLDSFTEKLRAYKADDLDRSFSESARKDEIGLLALNIQNSFERVRLFIKREKEFTRDVSHELRTPLSVVKGALELVRLSRSSEIPEMQKPLGRIERSVKDMEETIETLLWIAREENKEVSDGCFKINKAVERVLRSLQPLAELKKVKPIVEVSGFASNNASERAFSIVLTNVLSNAFKFSPGGSVGIRINDSLVTVWDTGMGIPDNIMKNISDPYVKGESSCGLGLGLSIVQRLCDRFDWIFSISRRSEGGTIVSIDFSSTEGSVE
- a CDS encoding DNA-binding response regulator, whose amino-acid sequence is MSPLKLLVVEDHQDLAENICDYLEACGHVVDYAADGVVGLHLSVTEKYDAIILDVMLPGMDGIDVCSRIRKAPISQPAIIILTALDALQDKLTGFAAGVDDYLVKPFALEELSARLKSITVRNRGRSNSLLSVGSLVMDTGSMAVSREGSSIKLNRACFQILRLLMETYPNVLARKDVEFSIWGEDPPDSDSLRSHIYKLRCKVDKEFSYPMIQTVHGVGFKLAGKNED